Proteins found in one Plasmodium coatneyi strain Hackeri chromosome 10, complete sequence genomic segment:
- a CDS encoding ATP-dependent helicase: MFFAPSVIVFFLPPILLNLVSTFHISKVASTSFLSRKGTLRNVNSGEEQIILSRNSQRHYNSQHPQRVEHFLCKNEKVDGQNGGTCFFKKDQTFSKLLVHPTLVEELKKNNITVPSLIQFDLLQYYNKYFPMLRNIIIGAENGIGKTLSYIIFVLNHILKQSNSNNRVFVLIFQYSGLLTRQCFQIVRRLSRNVKVKSTTLNNTPLTPVNLNPNGSLILITSPVKFATYMKENVDAVTPFLKNLDFLIMDEVDVMFEDPFVKHIKALYEQMSKLANTKYISIVTSSTLSNKGKKSVYQNINKYVTNAVLIKTNYLHNVHPLVNYHFVNLPTYTVSEKIKAIKRIMSKENYKKALIFCNTLTSCNNAFSQLSSLFEDIYLFNSSLKKEDQFAILDMFKNSERCILVTTDIIHRGVDIKGITHLFHLDAPTNIVVYTHRNGRISRGASTGDIYLFNDPDNLVTKKIYQLHKKNVKFEDIFSRKRSLRKNYKRDLKKSKQGEGTAGQNPQSST, from the exons ATGTTTTTTGCGCCTTCtgtaattgttttttttttgccccccaTTTTGCTCAATTTAGTAAGTACCTTCCACATCAGCAAAGTAGCCTCAACTTCATTTCTATCTCGAAAAGGCACTCTTCGAAATGTGAATTCAggggaggaacaaattattcTTTCTAGGAATTCGCAGAGACATTACAACAGTCAGCACCCCCAAAGGGTGGAACACTTTctatgcaaaaatgaaaaagtagaTGGCCAAAATGGAGGGACatgtttttttaagaaggacCAAACGTTTTCCAAACTACTTGTCCACCCAACCCTAGTTGaagagttgaaaaaaaataacattacCGTCCCGTCACTCATTCAGTTCGACCTGTTACAATATTATAATAAGTACTTCCCCATGCTGCGAAATATTATCATCGGTGCTGAAAATGGGATTGGCAAAACTTTGTCTTACATCATTTTCGTTTTGAATCACATCTTGAAGCAAtccaacagcaacaacagagTCTTCGTCTTGATTTTTCAGTATAGCGGATTGCTCACTAGGCAGTGCTTCCAAATCGTTCGACGCCTCTCCAG AAACGTCAAGGTGAAAAGCACCACCCTGAACAATACCCCACTAACCCCCGTGAACCTCAACCCAAACGGAAGCCTCATTCTGATCACCTCTCCCGTGAAGTTCGCCACCTACATGAAGGAAAACGTAGACGCAGTAACTCCCTTTCTAAAAAACCTAGATTTTCTCATAATGGACGAAGTGGACGTCATGTTCGAAGACCCTTTTGTGAAACACATCAAAGCGCTTTACGAACAAATGAGCAAATTAGCAAACACGAAATACATCTCCATAGTAACTTCCTCTACCCTATccaataagggaaaaaagtccGTGTACCAAAACATCAACAAATATGTAACAAACGCCGTTTTGATAAAGACCAACTACCTGCACAATGTACACCCCCTTGTGAACTACCACTTTGTAAATCTGCCCACCTACACTGttagtgaaaaaataaaagccaTAAAAAGAATCATGTCGaaggaaaattacaaaaaagcTCTCATCTTTTGCAATACACTTACCAGCTGCAATAACGCATTTAGTCAGTTGAGCTCCCTTTTTGAGGACATCTACCTTTTCAATTCAtctttaaagaaggaagaccaGTTTGCCATTCTTGATATGTTCAAGAACTCAGAGAGGTGCATTCTCGTGACCACCGATATTATTCACAGAGGGGTGGACATCAAGGGAATTACGCACCTGTTTCACTTGGACGCGCCCACCAACATTGTGGTTTACACGCATAG AAACGGAAGAATCTCCAGGGGAGCCAGCACAGGAGACATATACCTTTTTAATGACCCGGACAACTTggtaacgaaaaaaatttaccagcttcacaaaaaaaacgtcAAATTTGAAGACATTTTTAGCAGGAAAAGGTCTTTGCGAAAGAATTATAAAAGggacttaaaaaaatcaaagcAGGGGGAAGGGACAGCGGGGCAGAATCCCCAAAGTTCTACGTAA
- a CDS encoding ATP-dependent helicase: MLWNPCECYEEEVCFEKGESWGGSLEAHGVADPPSEAVPSVEGRPSIGEASHARNGEDTRLRSGGDNHSPCLSDQFADVPEINPNIAKFLASKGINQMTKIQAQSFKPIYEGRDIIGRSETGSGKTLAFALPLVEKLYKVKMGRSGNGVTSSTPHVDGANHFGGTNQPDDNKNPSILVLEPTRELSKQVENTFKEISQFYNFNIMSIYGGESYVYQEAKLRKGIEILTGTPGRIIDHLERKNLSLQNIKYLVLDEADEMLNLGFTHDLERILSYINLKEAQILLYSATTPSWIKDISSKYMKNPFFIDVVDSSNKTSKNIKHIAIKTPYDIKEKALLLEDIILVKSNGGQVIIFTRTKLEADILCSEGSFKSLSFAVLHGNIAQTTREHTMQRFRQGMVQILIATDIAARGLDISNVDLVIQCFPPNYAEIYIHRAGRTGRANKKGVSVVLFSTEDKQDLIKIEKNCGIKFSIEQLPNNEDVFTSASTMASKKIQNVNPSVLPFFHKTASELIEKCTQSQMDQTELVARCLAIISKKEHIKKRSLINGLSETLTLSFINKSRKWKNEDDIIYWVNKISNDLNVNTFNKILQIKIDTKDRFSSYFDLNENIAELFIQNFNNMSKVDHRNMFDLTVARSIPEHVDLTSDFHSSSRYHPKKRYSYRRRPSYY; this comes from the exons ATGTTG TGGAACCCGTGCGAGTGTTACGAGGAAGAGGTTTGTTTTGAGAAGGGCGAATCATGGGGGGGGAGCTTAGAGGCACACGGGGTTGCAGATCCCCCGAGCGAAGCTGTGCCTAGTGTGGAAGGGAGGCCAAGTATTGGTGAAGCTAGCCACGCACGCAATGGGGAGGATACCCGCTTACGCAGCGGCGGGGATAACCACTCCCCTTGCCTAAGCGACCAGTTCGCAGATGTGCCCGAAATAAACCCAAACATCGCCAAGTTCCTGGCCAGCAAGGGTATAAATCAGATGACGAAAATTCAGGCGCAGAGCTTCAAACCCATTTACGAGGGGAGAGATATAATAGGGCGTTCCGAAACGGGTTCGGGGAAAACCCTAGCCTTCGCGCTACCCTTGGTGGAGAAGttatacaaagtaaaaatggggaggagCGGAAATGGGGTAACTTCCTCCACACCACATGTAGATGGAGCGAACCATTTTGGCGGCACAAACCAACCAGATGATAACAAGAACCCGTCCATCTTGGTACTAGAACCCACGAGGGAACTATCCAAGCAGGTAGAAAACACATTCAAAGAAATAAGCCAATTCTACAACTTCAACATTATGTCGATATATGGAGGAGAAAGTTATGTGTACCAAGAAGCCAAGTTGAGGAAAGGAATAGAAATTTTAACTGGAACCCCTGGTCGGATAATCGATCACTTGGAGAGAAAAAACTTGTCTCTCCAGAATATAAAGTACTTGGTGTTAGACGAGGCTGATGAAATGCTAAACTTGGGATTTACCCATGATTTAGAGAGAATATTAAGTTACATCAATTTGAAGGAGGCACAGATTTTGCTGTACTCCGCAACAACTCCGTCATGGATTAAAGACATCTCTTCCAAGTATATGAAGAACCCCTTCTTCATCGATGTGGTTGATTCTTCCAACAAGACGTCCAAAAATATTAAGCACATTGCGATAAAGACGCCTTACgacataaaggaaaaggcccTACTGTTGGAGGACATCATACTGGTTAAGTCGAACGGAGGTCAGGTGATCATCTTCACGCGAACCAAGTTAGAAGCGGATATTTTATGCTCTGAGGGGTCCTTCAAATCTCTGTCTTTTGCCGTTCTTCATGGGAACATCGCCCAGACGACTAGGGAACACACCATGCAACGGTTTCGCCAGGGAATGGTTCAAATTCTGATAGCCACTGATATTGCCGCTAGGGGGTTAGACATAAGTAACGTCGATTTAGTCATTCAGTGCTTTCCTCCTAATTATGCAGAAATTTATATTCACCGAGCTGGAAGAACGGGAAGAGCAAACAAGAAAGGTGTTTCCGTTGTGTTGTTCTCAACGGAAGATAAACAAGACTTAataaaaatcgaaaaaaattgtggaataaaattttccatagAACAATTGCCAAACAATGAAGATGTCTTCACATCTGCATCTACCATGGCGTCAAAAAAGATTCAAAATGTGAATCCATCCgtattgccattttttcacaaaactGCTAGCGAATTGATAGAAAAATGTACTCAATCGCAGATGGACCAGACAGAATTAGTGGCCAGATGTTTGGCCATCATTTCGAAGAAGGAACACATTAAGAAGAGATCCCTCATTAATGGCCTGTCGGAAACACTCACCCTAAGCTTTATCAACAAAAGTagaaagtggaaaaacgAAGACGACATTATCTACTGGGTCAATAAAATATCCAACGATTTAAATGTAAATACgtttaacaaaattttacaaataaaaattgataCAAAGGATAGATTTTCTTCCTACTTTGATCTGAATGAAAATATAgctgaactgttcatacaaAACTTTAACAATATGTCCAAGGTGGACCACAGGAACATGTTTGACTTAACTGTGGCTCGGAGCATCCCCGAACATGTTGACCTAACTTCCGACTTCCACTCCTCAAGCAGGTACCACCCGAAGAAGCGCTATTCCTACAGGAGGAGACCTTCCTACTACTGA